The Persephonella sp. IF05-L8 genome contains a region encoding:
- a CDS encoding radical SAM protein — protein MKNPAYIRLLETGELKDRVEKAKKMLSECIVCPRDCKVNRRENKTGFCKTGKNIYVASFFPHHGEEFPIRGNHGSGTIFFSYCNLGCVYCQNYDISQLGEGKEISPEELAVIMLYLQEEGCHNINWVTPSHIVPQLIEATYIAAQKGLKIPIVYNTSSFDSIESLKLLDGIVDIYLADLKYLNEEYGRKYSKVKNYPQVAKEAIKEMHRQVGDLKTDKNGIAYRGLLVRHLVLPNDISTTKEVIDFLKSISPTMHVNIMAQYHPYYKAYDYPELSRRITTKEYFDALEYAEKVGLNIVKD, from the coding sequence ATGAAAAATCCAGCTTACATAAGACTTCTTGAAACTGGGGAACTGAAAGATAGGGTAGAAAAAGCAAAAAAGATGTTATCAGAGTGCATAGTTTGTCCTCGAGATTGTAAAGTTAATAGACGTGAAAACAAAACAGGTTTTTGCAAAACAGGTAAAAATATTTATGTGGCTTCCTTCTTTCCCCATCACGGAGAAGAATTCCCAATTAGAGGAAATCACGGAAGTGGAACAATATTTTTCTCATACTGCAATCTTGGATGTGTATACTGCCAGAATTACGATATAAGCCAGTTAGGAGAGGGCAAAGAAATATCTCCTGAAGAACTTGCAGTAATTATGCTTTACCTACAGGAAGAAGGATGCCACAACATAAACTGGGTAACCCCTTCCCATATCGTTCCCCAGCTTATAGAAGCTACATACATAGCAGCCCAAAAAGGACTTAAAATTCCAATTGTTTATAACACTTCTTCTTTTGACAGTATAGAAAGCCTGAAATTACTTGATGGGATAGTGGATATCTATCTTGCAGACCTGAAATATCTGAATGAAGAATACGGCAGGAAATACTCAAAGGTAAAAAATTATCCCCAGGTCGCCAAAGAAGCTATAAAAGAGATGCACAGACAGGTAGGAGACCTGAAAACAGATAAAAATGGAATAGCTTACAGAGGCTTACTGGTCAGACATCTTGTTCTGCCTAATGATATTTCAACAACAAAAGAGGTGATAGACTTTCTTAAATCTATTTCACCTACTATGCATGTAAACATAATGGCACAATACCACCCCTATTATAAAGCCTATGATTATCCTGAATTAAGCAGAAGAATTACAACAAAGGAGTATTTTGATGCATTAGAATATGCAGAAAAAGTAGGTTTAAACATTGTGAAAGACTAA